One region of Oryza glaberrima chromosome 7, OglaRS2, whole genome shotgun sequence genomic DNA includes:
- the LOC127778581 gene encoding uncharacterized protein LOC127778581 produces the protein MGEIVSSAIVTETVNKIISGMIDNYEQKLSADELMERLEMAQIKLELALETSSKWQITSEPLLRWQKKLKRATEECDDTLRKCRQHVQEEEEKEQQVRNSSFPRRIACATKSLISSIFHGNIDEPSRSTVQRFEWFAKGADDFLKSLEFGGTPRRYLFFDPLIGHLLAGETLEYKFVQGNKQHLFWIRPNDIADRGVEAKLIFVYNDCSAPENNFFLGMMLQISESTNIIGTIIKCLQWFTPHFKSTTETVRKELAQLPTQDFSWVSHYRSYHWDNIHGIATKWFRPNPVCCKHQDQSMCGSGSMDKAELLDVSLQPIIEVYLERQITQFRCNSQRAAIQGKNNKQRAAVRGKRCYPRRPSHLKLGVLFLPHSSSNDLLPAAESSAVEVINGEEQPWYHRNITLEQLDKVMLPKAIGSINQNSEATAHQLLWKSKHEAAFFHLGKTRMNMPSTLSTAREATVSRRQELDLESRADVISEFLKLWVERAPVQMQRSIVDWIQKEKEVQLAPTPF, from the coding sequence ATGGGAGAGATAGTCAGTTCTGCCATTGTTACTGAGACAGTGAACAAAATCATATCTGGCATGATTGATAATTATGAGCAAAAATTAAGTGCGGACGAGCTGATGGAGAGGCTGGAGATGGCACAAATCAAGTTGGAGCTTGCACTTGAGACATCCAGTAAGTGGCAGATCACGAGTGAGCCGTTGCTGCGTTGGCAGAAGAAGCTGAAGCGTGCTACTGAAGAGTGTGATGACACACTACGCAAGTGCAGGCAGCATGTccaggaagaagaggagaaggaacAGCAAGTAAGGAATTCCTCCTTTCCTAGGCGAATTGCCTGTGCCACCAAATCACTGATATCATCCATCTTTCACGGCAATATCGACGAGCCAAGTAGATCAACTGTTCAAAGATTTGAGTGGTTTGCTAAGGGAGCTGATGACTTTCTGAAATCTCTGGAGTTTGGAGGGACACCTCGCCGTTACTTGTTCTTTGACCCTCTTATCGGGCACCTTCTTGCTGGTGAAACACTTGAGTACAAATTTGTGCAGGGAAACAAGCAGCATTTGTTTTGGATACGGCCCAATGACATTGCAGATCGAGGAGTAGAAGCTAAGTTGATCTTTGTTTACAACGATTGCAGTGCACCTGAGAATAACTTTTTCCTCGGTATGATGCTACAAATTTCAGAGAGTACAAACATAATTGGCACTATAATTAAGTGCTTGCAATGGTTTACCCCTCATTTCAAGTCTACAACTGAAACTGTTAGGAAGGAACTTGCTCAGCTCCCTACACAAGACTTCTCCTGGGTGTCACATTATCGTTCATACCATTGGGACAACATTCATGGTATAGCTACTAAGTGGTTCCGCCCAAACCCAGTATGCTGCAAACATCAAGATCAGAGCATGTGTGGGAGTGGCAGCATGGACAAGGCAGAACTGCTAGATGTTTCTCTTCAACCAATCATTGAAGTGTATTTGGAGCGTCAAATCACACAATTTAGATGCAACAGTCAGAGGGCAGCTATACAAGGAAAAAACAACAAACAGAGAGCAGCTGTACGAGGAAAAAGATGTTATCCAAGAAGGCCTTCACATCTGAAACTTGGGGTTCTTTTTTTGCCTCATAGCTCTTCAAATGACCTTCTGCCTGCAGCTGAGAGTTCTGCAGTAGAGGTGATCAATGGCGAGGAGCAGCCTTGGTATCACAGAAACATTACCCTGGAACAGCTAGACAAGGTCATGCTGCCAAAGGCAATAGGTAGCATCAATCAGAATTCTGAAGCAACAGCACACCAGCTTCTCTGGAAGTCAAAACATGAAGCTGCATTCTTTCATTTGGGGAAGACGAGAATGAATATGCCGAGCACATTGAGCACTGCTAGGGAAGCAACTGTGTCGAGACGACAGGAACTTGATCTGGAGAGCCGGGCAGATGTGATCTCTGAGTTCCTCAAGTTGTGGGTTGAGCGTGCGCCTGTCCAGATGCAGCGCTCAATTGTAGACTGGATTCAGAAAGAGAAGGAAGTGCAGTTAGCGCCAACACCATTCTAG